The Triticum urartu cultivar G1812 chromosome 5, Tu2.1, whole genome shotgun sequence genome contains the following window.
TTATCATCGGCCCCGAACGATTGCAAGCACTTCTGCACGACATGGTTACCATTAggatcctttatgagctccaggAACCCGGGGCGCAGAGCTGCGACGACAAGCTGGATCTCCTCCCTTGCCCTCAAGCTTTCAATCAGTTTTTGTACTGCCCTTGTCCTGAAAACCAGAAACGACACAACATTTATCAACAAAAAACATTTCATTCGAAAAGAGCAACAAAAAACAATTAGCAGGAACAAAGTTCAATTATCACCAACAAAGTTAAAAACATGATGCTTACCCATGTACATTGAGAGAGATCCTGACGAGCACGAAGGGGTCCTTTGTGAGGGTGAGAACGATGCCCATCCTCTGCTCCTCGCTGCAGACGGCTAGCAGCTTCTGCATGAGGTAGTTCCCGAATGGGTTCACCATGAGGTCGACGGCGTGACGGGCGACGCCGGTGAAGATGAAATCGACCTCCCGCTTGCCGTCGTCGAGCCGCTGCTGGAGAAACCGGCATCCGTGCTGGTCCCTGGCCACGTGGTACATGTACCCGCGCAGCCCGACAAGGCTCTCGTACTTGGACGACTTCGCCGCCGCGCACTTCTTGGGGCTCGTCGCCTGGCAGCCGTTGCTGCAGGTACCCTTCTTCGGCCTCGCCGTCATGCACAGCCGGGACCTCGCCGGCGGACACAGGAGGTCCCAGTCGTCGCCAACGGCGGCGTCGAAGCAGGTGCTGGAGAAGGGGAACGGATCGAACAGAGCCCTCTCGCGGTCTTTGTCCATGGAGAAGGGACGCGACGCCACGAAATTCTCGGCGTCCATGAAATGGAGGTTGCTCGTCGGGGATGAGCTGGCCTTCCTGGGGTAAAGGAAACCGTTGTCGTCGTCCTCGACGAACCCCATCTCGCCGAGTTCTTGGATGAGGTAAGAGAAGTCGACGGCGTCGGTGTCGGTCTCCGCGGCGGCTGGCTCGCCGCAGCCGAGGACGTCGccgtggaggaggagagggatCTCGTTGAGGAGCATCTCCATCTCCCTGTCAAGCTTCATCGCCAACTGCTCTGATCGAATCTCGATGAGAAAATCAGTGGGGGAATTGTATTAGATTGGTTTGTGGAGAGGATTGGTTTGGGGTTGGATTGGGGTGAGGTGTTTTCTTGGAGATGGTTCGTTGAGGCATGCAGGAGTGGGAGGAGGAGAGAGCAGAGGGGGTGGTTTTATACAAGAAGGATAGCGCGAAAGTAGTGAGGACTGATGCCGGTGAGAGGAGTGCTTTTTTAAAATCTTTTTTTGAAAGGTTATTACCTAGTCTGATTTTCTTGTTTTGGGGTAAGCACTTTCCGATTTTCTATTTTAACACCAGATATTTAGACCCTGAAAAACATTATGTTTTTCGACCATGCCAGAAAGCTCTGTACCACTTAGTATTTGACTTGAAAAAGTGACTGTAGACATTAATACTAGAAAAGATAATTCTTGTATTGCACATTAATATTATACAATATATAAATTGTGTGTTAGTATTAGGCATGATATAGTTACTTGGTTAATACTAACATTGATATTAATTACTGAAGGATGCTAAACGTGTCTGGTGGTAAACATGTTTAACGCTAAATACTAGAGCGGCGTGAACCATTAGATAGATGCGGTTGAACGGGTGAAATCTATTGTATATTTATGACACTCATTTTATATTGTATAGACATAGATATAGATACAAATGTGCTAATGGTTTACGGGAGTGTGTCGTATGTCCTTTCGTCATGTCACATTTAATTCATGTAAGAAACTCGTTACCAAGACACACCGATTAAATCATGTGAAAATATAATAAAGTTGGACGGTACACATCTTATTTAATTTGGAGAGATTTCGGCATAGGAAAAGGACATTTTGATATAGATCCCTTTTTTACTTTATGAAATGATAAGCGAAAATTTCATATTTACTCACTTACTACTCTCAGATTTCTGGGGTATTGCAATGATATATGTGGCTTGTTTGCAAGAAAGAAGAGGGAAAAAGTGTTTGCCCTCTAGTACAACTCtgaaaaggaaaacaaaaaaaggaaagaCGAAAATAGATAATATCTCAGCCCAAATATCTATTTCGGGTTGCACACACGACTTGGCCCACTCTCGTCCAGTGACTTCTTCCCTCCCTCCAAATACGCTTTTGTTGGGTCTCTAGAGGCAGACATCCGGTGCACTTTGGGCCCCGCTTCTCAGTGACCCTGGGCAGTGCTAAGAAAATATCTCCCCATGCGCACGCACAGGATATTTGTTGGAATGGAAGAAGATCCAAAATTTGCAAATGGAGGGGAGGGATGGGCAGGCGTTGGTTGGGTTATCTATCCGCTACATATAGGATGTGAGTGATATGGTTGGCTGGGCATGGATGGACCAAGGATCCTGCACTTTTTTTGGCACACTCGGATGGGGAAGCTGTGCTGCCGCATGCGCACTTTCTCGCGCCTCGTCCAGTTGTATTATGTGTCCGACAAGCCAGATTTTTGTGGACTCATGAGCTTGAGAGAAAAGATCAAGCAGATATTTTCGCTTTTCCCACGTCAATGAGCTCCACGAGCTGGCACTTACTACCATGCGAACTGTTCTGCCTTATTGCTAAATTAGTTTCCTACCAAAGCGCCCAAGCAATCGACTTACATTTCGGACCGCAGTATACGACTAACGTTCGTCAAGGGGAGGCTGTGCGATCGAACGATTCATTCGATCAACCGGCCAGGAGACGAGCGCCTGAGAGCTATACTCCCTCACTTTCGGTTTATAAGGCCTCGGTTTAAAATCTCATCAACCAAAATTGATGATGAATGATGGAATAACTATTGTAGTTTGCAAAAGAAAAATCTCAAAAGGTTGTATTTACCAATGCATTACTGGCAATGCATGCATGCGTCACCAATAAATGATCTAATTACATGCATTGATGATTTTTTAATCCTTGCATGCATCGATTTAACACACCTTATAATCTGAATATGTGATGGACAACAATTAAATAGAGACTTATAAAACGAAAATAATTTTTTTTGAGATAAGTtatataaaccgaaaaggaggtaGTATATCTCACTTAATGCAAGAGAGCTCTGGAAGTACACTACTAGGCTGGCTGCGTACGTCGCTCGCATCTTTTGCTTATTTTTCACCtaccttttctttttcttttgttttttttctgttcgttcatcgtttttctttgttttcctgtttttctttgtttctttcatGGTTTTACTGATTTTTTTCCTTTCTCTTTGTTATTCTTTGTTCAATTCTAGGCCCATcagttttctttgtttctttttcaCTTTACACTGTTTACGTTCTTTTGCATTGGTTTTCTATTATTTTagttttccttttttccttttatttttagGCTTTTATTGGGTTTCTgtatttttctttgtttctttatCTTTTTGTCGGTTTATTTTTTTAACACATGTCAACTTTTTGTAATCATTCAACATTATTGTATATGTCAGAAACATATTTTATATTCATatttaacattttcaaatacaTCATAAATAAATTTTGAAAACTTATATTTTGTATGTCTATATTTTTTCATACACACTATATATTTTTGGCATGTATTCTTAAATACATGGTTACATTTTTTTAAATACAAAATTTATATTTTTAAATACATGGTTAAAAAACCAATATCCGGCAAACATTTTTATGGCAATAAAAAAATTCCCACACAATTTAGATTCATTGTATACGTCaggaacatttttatatacatgtttAAAATTTTCAGAATACAGAATTAACtttatttaaatatttctttGTATATCTACTTTTGTTTAATACATGTTCTACATTTTCGGTATACACTAGGagcattttttaaatacatgatcacCATTATTTCATACACATTGTGTTCTTTTGTATATATTTTTCGTAACATGACAAACATTTTTTATACATATTTAAAGAAAATCAAATGCTTgactaacatttttcaaatattttttcAACATATATGATCAAGAAAATTCATacatatttttatattttttgtaTATGTCGTTCATATACATGGGAAATATTTTTCTATATGCATTTAACATATTTtaaaatgcttgattaacatttttgtTATGTTTTATGTAAGTTTTTTATCATAATATACAGATTTAGAATATTTGGAAGTATTaacagaaagaaaagaaaaggaaaaaaaacaaggCAGTGGCCTCCCGCGCGCTGGGCCTGCCCATTTAGGAAAGCGGCATGCCCAAGCCGAGCGAATGTTTACGTGAACTCGACAAGAATCAAGCATGGCTCATCAGCGTTTTGGCTAGTCTCCTCCCAAAAAGCAACATTTTTTTTGCGGGTAAAAAAGCAACATTGATTGTCCAACAAAAAACAGTTCAAACCCCAAATAACattaaaaatgaaaaaaaaacattaCAAACGCATATTATACATGAAAATTTACATTTGATGTGCGTGAGAACTAAATCGACCATATCTTGGAAAAAAAGCAAAGAAAATATAACAATTATGTTTGAACCTTGATTGTCATTGTTTCGTTAGATTTTCCTTTTTCTTAGAATACATTGTTTCATTGGATGATGGCAAACATAAATATTGAAaaagaaaaattattaaaatagTCTTATAAAACATATTTTCCCATGGGATGTTCAAAAATATAAATCCGCAATGGTATAAAATTATCGGAAATTACCATCATTTGTTCATGAAATGTGTAAAAAAGGGAATTTGGCATGGTTTGTAAAACGATTTTGTCATGTTCCAAAAAGGACTGACCATGCTGCTAAAATTATTGACCATGGTCCAACGCGTAAAAAGGCCATGGTGCAAAGGTAAATGTGCCATGGTCCGAAATAAAATTTGCCATGGTCAAATTATATATTTTTTCCATGGTCCAAATATAAATTTGGGTCACGCCATGCACACGCAGCACCACCCGCCCACACCCCCGCCGCTCTATGTGTGCCCACACCTAGCGTTCGTCATCGCCTTCGTCCAGTGCCGCTCCGTCTGCTTTAACAACGGCATCAGCTACATCCTCCGCTCCTCCCCCTATTTGGGTGACGCCATCATCGGTTCCACCGCAGGTGCCGCCTTTGTCGCGGTCGCGAACGCCCTGCGGCGCGTGGAGGAAGTGGGAGCTAGATAAGCGATGCCGTCATCGGCCCCCATGGATGGTGTCGAGGACCATGCAGTGCCTACCCGCCGCGCAGGCCGCGTGTCGTTGTCATTGCAGAGCTTAAGGAGGCCGCGGAGGTTGGAGGGTGTGGTTGCTGCCCTGCCGGTGTGTCCATCGCGCCGGGACGACAGCGCCCTCGTTGCTCCCTCCATTAGCCCACTTTCGCGCACGAGGTCGATGGGGTCATGGGGGAGTGGATCCGTGATTctcattgctctctctctctctctcttggaTCTGAAGATGGAGAAAATCGACGGGGAGGGGGGATGAGTCGATGACGATGTGGGGGtggatggggatggggatggggatggaTGACAACTCGCAGTATAGGAGTCATGCGTTGGACGCAATAAATGCAGCTCGTTCACTCTGCTTCGGCCCAACGCGAACATTGTTTGTCTGATGTTGCGGCACTGTCACTTGCTCTGAGATCGATGCAGAAGATCCAATGGTAGTTAATGTGTTCGCTCCAGATTGCAAAAAAATCCGACATGTGATTTTAGTGTTTATGTAAATTTGCAACCACGTGCTATTTGTATTTTATATTGATATTCTCGTGATTACTCCTTTATAAGATGCTAGAGTACCCACCTACTCTGGAAATATCCGCCGTCGCGCATCCTCCATAATCCACACGTGCCCCATGTCGCCATCTGCTCGATGTCCTTCCCATAATAAATATAAATATTACAATTTAATAGCTGCCCAACTATAATTTGTTCACCACACTACACCTGAATGCTTGGAGAGATGTCACTAGTGGACCTATAGCCCCATGGGTCTATCTTACTATACTAAAAACtttaccaaaaatattatttatttTTTGTACCATTTCTTTTATTTTATCAATGTACCAATTCCTACCATACTATGTGATTTAATCTTGTAACTAGCCAGACAAGAAACTTGACGTGTTGTGCACAAGTTTGTCTTATGATTTGTGTGCAGGTACTAGTGACTTTGTTTGCTGGAAGAACTCCTTCCGGTTTGATAAACTTTGGTTCTCTGCCGAGGGAAATATTTATTATTAGTTTACTTCACCCTTATACTTGGGGGTTACCCAACCATTCTTACGAGACAGCAAGCACTCCCTAGTGTGCCCCCTCCCCTCGTCTCTTTCTCCCTCGATCCGCGTCGCGCCGCCCTGCTAGATTCTTTCCGTCATCGACAGCTAACTCGTTCCTCTTTCGATCTGCAGTGCAGCAGGGAAGCAGACCCTCCTCTCTCTTGATCTGGAGCTGCGTGGTGGCGGTTTTGCACAAGAGTTGCAGCGTGGCCATGGTATAGGTGTGCTTCGAGCGAGCTAACAACGACGGTAGAGGCTCCTCTCCTCAAGGTACGAACCTCTCTTCCTTGCCCATTGTATGTGATCTATGTTCTTCAAACTAGTGTAGTTGTCGTTACACTTTGCACTCATGGAGATTGCCCAACCAAGGGAGAGATGTGGAGATGGACTCATGCTTGTTTTTTGATTCATTTTATTGCTCTCTGATGTTCAAACTGGTGGGATATTTTCCTGATTTCTACTCAAATACATGTTGTCCAATTTATCTTCGCTATAAATTTTGATGTGTTAAATTCCTATTACAAGTCATTGGCACCCATATTTTGGATAGCATGCATCACTTGTAGATGGTCAACAAGATGAACGAAGGAAAATGATGGTTATGGGAGCCATTGTTTCGGTTGCATTAGCTGCAAATACCTATGGTCCAATGCATGAAAGAGATCGAATCAAATTTTATTATCTAAACTAAAATATTTGGCAAAGCAATGTGTAATGTAAATACATGCTGAGGTTTGAAAGAGTTGTGTtataacaccccagatgtaacttgccatattcgtaactccgactcttgccattttcggctttaagttatgagatttcctttgtggttgggtttttgtctttgttttgcattttgttcatgtcatgcatttcatatcatgtcaccatgtgcatcgcatttgcattcgtgttcgtctcatgcatccgagcattttcccccgttgtccgtttcgcaatctgACACTCCCACGCGCATCGGCGtaccccttttgtctcttttcgtgagcagGTGTTTAACATTcttggaatggaccgagatttgccaaaagtggccttggtacaccaccagtagaccgtctgtcaattttcgtgtcatttggagtccgtttgatgctccaacggttaaccgggtaaccgcaaaggcCTATTGTGTGtggcagcccaacacccctccaaaacggcccaataacccatccaaaccactcccatgtcctccatcgtcggatcacgatcgtgtgggcaaaaactacacctcatttggacactcctacctcctcctagctataaatatgtgcactcCTCCGAAAATTCCGGTCCCAAACCCTAGATTCACCCTCTCCctccgcgccggacacgtccggacggtgTTGGACGTGTCCGCCGCCACGCGCCCGTCCACTCCTGCGCCGCCACCTGTCCCTGGCCACCACCCCGCCACCAGGCCCGCTCGGGCCCATcgccggccctcccggcccgggcCACGCGCGCCGCTACCTCCCGCGGACGCCCGAGCGCCGCCCGCCCGTGGTCCTCCGCTGCGATGCCGCCTCCTCGCCCGGCGACCTCCGCCGGCTCCGTCGCCCGACCACCACCGCGGGACGCCGCCAGCGCCTCCTCCGCCGAacgccggcgagctccggccccttcctcctcctctctAGATACGGCCGCCGGCGACCATCCCCTCCTACTCCGGCCGCTGTCCGCATctctccggcgaacctcgggaGTCACGcctgaaaccctagatccaaaaAGGGTTGACCCCGTTTTCCCTCCAAGTCCTTTTTTCTGTGATAATTTTATGCCCTATTCATTGCCCCAtaactccatgaccgtagctccgtttcatgcatatgatatatcaaaatgttcattgtgagatgcttttcatttcattccattgtggcattcttgtttgagttcatcttgatgccctaatcattgatgcaagagtgctataaaatgtttactgctgctacttatcagattatgatgatttgtcatttttgtcacatttgatgtgtgcatcatatgggcatgagctctacatgtgttttgaactatgccatgctatctttacaggggtgcttgccatgtatttttgtgatctatgtggtgactatcacaagcatgcaaagtaacctccacaatgttgctgatttcagggacttaggtttttgctaagtcttttgcctgctgttattttgatgccatttaaacttgatgctacagtgatatccatgcttttttgagatacttcagtaaggatgttttgaacatatggttatgctctatccatacatgcccctgtttgcaattatggagtgccttAGCATGTCTtattcttgctctacttttgctataaaatgttcctggcagattgtttacatgttaatcaattttgccatggttgttactagtgatccatgcatgctatgaacttgctcttgccatggttagcttcataaACATGTCATCTTGGTGTTGGTATGTTTGTTTTGTCATGAAATGCTTTGTGctgagtgatttgagctcgcaaagatgccttaataattctgtttatgccatgctctgttttctgctgTCTGAAGCTACTAATAAAACTTGTTATGTTTACATGAGTGCCATCATATCTTTTGtgctttttggctcatgatcagtaaggggcttttgttctatgcatttagtaggttcatgccatgccttgtattgctatgatatgttcctgtagcatgttgtttgcttgctctaaacatggcttcctgatgttatttctggcatgttagtattttcactaagtctgtgaagctgatatcttttgcacttttgccatgcttgtttgaatctgctcttgtgtgatttagccgtagctcagtgttcatgttttgtcaagcatcttgtgtacatcacttccatatactttgtttctatgttggagtgcagtagcttagtttcttgttacATGCTTAGTGGCATCGTGCtcttaatcgcagaattgtgccgttcttgttttgcttgccatttgcaaaccgtgcatccgtttccggtgatatttatatcaatttcgactgaaatcatctcatctttccagtggtacacttggtttgccaagttgatgccttgatcattctttcctttccgaagcacgcatatgcattgcatatcacatctcgcatatcatgccatgttttgcatcatgttgcttgtgcattgcaccgtgattgattgttggtcctttgcttgtgttcttgctttgggtagagccgggagacgagtatgtgaCCGAGGAACATGTTGAGTATGCTAACGAtcatcaagctttcgacaactctgagaactttgcaggcaagatgaccataccctcgaaatcacttctatctttgcttgttagttgttcgctctattgctatgccgcgctacctaccacttgctatatcatgcctcccatattgccatgtcaagcctctaacccaccttcctagcaaaccgttgtttggcgatgttactgcttttgctcagcccctcttatagcgttgctagttgcaggtgaagatgaagtttgttccatgttggaacatggatattgttgggatatcattattatatcttatttactttaatgcacctatatacttggtaaagggtggaaggctcggccttatgcctggtgttttgttacactcttgccgccttagtttccgtcataccggtgttatgctCCTTGATTTTGCggtccttacgcggttgggtgttatgggaaccccttgacagttcgttttgaataaaactcctccagcaaggcccaaccttggttttaccatttgccacctaagccttttcccttgggttccgcggactcaagggtcatctttattttaaacccccgggccagtgctcctctaagtgttggtccaaactgggcgatgtctgGCGCCcttgggcaaccagggtctatgccaacccaatgtcttgcccatccggtgtgccctgagaacgagatacgtgcgactcctatcgggatttgtcggcacatcgggtggctttgctggtcttgttttaccattgtcgaaatgtcttgtaaccgggattccgagactgatcgggtcttcccgggagaaggaatatccttcgttgaccgtgagagcttgtgacgggctaagttgggacacccctgcagggtttgaactttcgaaagccatgcccgcggttatgtggcagatgggaatttgttaatatccggttgtagaaaacctgacacataacttaaattaaaatgaatcaaccacgtgtgtagccgtgatggtctcttttcggcggagtccgggaagagaacacggtcttgtgttatgcttgaacgtaagtagcttcaggatcacttcttgatcacttatagcttctcgaccgtgcgttgcttctcttctcgctctcatttgcgtatgttagccaccatatatgctagtgcttgccgtagctccacctcactaccctttcctacccttaagcttaaatagtcttgatctcgcaggtgtgaTATTGCTGactcctcgtgactcacagatacttccaaacagatgcaggtgccgatgatgccagtgtaGGGGACGCTattgaactcaagtgggagttcgacgaagacttgGGTCGCTATTATgttttcctttcctgatgatcagtagtggagtccagttgggacgatcggggatctagcatttggggttgtatttctttattttggttctgtagtcggacctttgattgtaccttggttgatgtatggatgatttatgtattgtgtgaagtggcgattgtaagccgactctttatccctttcttattcagtacatgggatgtgtaaagattacccctcttgcgacatgcctaccatgcggctatgcctctaagtcgtgccccgacacatgggagatatagccgcattgtgggtgttacatgtGTTCTTTCACTTGTGTGGcgtattgatacgtctccaacgtatctataatttttattgttccatgctactatattatcaatcttggatgttttatgtgcattattatgctattttatattatttttgggactaaattATTAACCTAGTGCCCCGTGCCACTTGTTGTTTTCCCCTTGTTTTTGTCTTTATAGAAAAttaataccaaacggagtccaaatggaacgaaacctttttatgatttttcttggaccacaAGACAACCTGGAAGCTTTGACAGGTGGCCACAAGCTCAGGGGGGCACCCCCCCAAGCTTGTGGATCCCTCGTGGCACTTCTAACCCTAATCTTTattctataaatacccaaatattccccgtAGACTAGAGGGCACACAAAAAATACTCTTCCGCCGCCGCAAGTTTCTGTCTTCATGAGATCCAATCTGGGGACCTTTTTCGGTActttgccggagggggattcgatcatggagggcttctaaaTCAACCTTTCCGCCCTTCTGatcatgtgtgagtagtttaccacagatctacgggtccatagctagtagctagatggcttcttatctctctttgatcttcaatacaatgttctcctcgatgttcttggagatctattcgatgtaatcttattttgcggtgtgtttgttgagatccaatgaattgtaggtttatgatcagcttatctatgaatattatttgagtcttctctaaACTCTTTTACGCATGATTtatatagctttgtatttctctcctatctattgatttggtttggccaactagattgatttttcttgcaatgggataggtgctttgtaatgggttcaatcttgcgatgctcaatcccagtgatagaaggggacaTGACACGTATTTATATTGTTGTCATTAAGGACAAAAagatggggtttgttcatattgcttggatctatccctctacatcatgtcatcttgcttaaggcgttactctgttcttgttaacttaatacactagatgcatgtagGATAGCGGtggatgtgtggagtaataatggtatatgcaggcaggagtcggtctacttgtctcggatgtgatgcctatatacatgatcattgccttggatatatTCATAACTATgtgtttttctatcaattgctcaacagtaatttgtttacccaccatatgctttctttcaagagagaagcctctagtgaaaactatggccccggggtctatcttttAACATATTATTTTCGTATCTACAAAATAAAAAgcacaaaaataccttgctgcaatttatttacttttattttatttttcactTTTACTTATCTTTTATATCCATCACTATCACatctcatccttgcaagtaaccgtgaagggattgacaacccctttatcgcgttgggtgcaagtatttgtttgcTTGTGCAGGTACAACTATTGGAGACTTATATGTtcctcctacttgattgataccttggttcttaactgaggtaaatacttatctctactttgctgcatcaccctttcctcttggaggaaaaaaccaacgcaagctcaagaagtagcacatATTGAGGGATCACAAGTTGCTAGAAGACTGTCCACATGTTAGCATGGAGCAACAATTGGCAATGTTTTTCATACAATTGGGCATAACCTTTGGAATAGGGTGGTTTCAGCCAATTTTTGTAGATCATACAACACAACCAACATCAATTTTAGAAAATCTCATCATGTCATAGGGGATCTTCGTAATGATTATATAAGGTCACCATCATTGGAGACCCCCACAAAAATTGCAGGAAATCATCAATTTGACCCATATTTTAAAGTAACTTCAGAAACTATTACTTAGCTATCTAGGTTATATGATATGCCATCTAATACTTGTCACTATATAAGATTGTATTCAAGCTACCGATGGTACGCATGTGCGAGCAGATGTTACCAAATATGTGAAGCATTCTTTTCGTGGTAGGAAGGCCTTTACCACTCAAAATGTGATGACGGTAGTAGGTTTTGATCTCTGTTTCAATTATGTGTTGGCTGGTTGGGAAGGGTCGACACACGATGCGATAGCTCTTAGTTGATGCATTGATGCGTGAGAGAGCATCAAGTACCATGGGTCTGAGGTTGCCTTA
Protein-coding sequences here:
- the LOC125508248 gene encoding putative pumilio homolog 7, chloroplastic, with product MKLDREMEMLLNEIPLLLHGDVLGCGEPAAAETDTDAVDFSYLIQELGEMGFVEDDDNGFLYPRKASSSPTSNLHFMDAENFVASRPFSMDKDRERALFDPFPFSSTCFDAAVGDDWDLLCPPARSRLCMTARPKKGTCSNGCQATSPKKCAAAKSSKYESLVGLRGYMYHVARDQHGCRFLQQRLDDGKREVDFIFTGVARHAVDLMVNPFGNYLMQKLLAVCSEEQRMGIVLTLTKDPFVLVRISLNVHGTRAVQKLIESLRAREEIQLVVAALRPGFLELIKDPNGNHVVQKCLQSFGADDNKPIFDAAAVYCLDIGMQCHGCCVLQRCIARSTREHKEKLVAAIARNGFELAQDAYGNYVVQYVIELKVATANASLAQQFEGKYIHLSMQKFSSNVVEKCLKVFKEADKANIILELLSAPQFERLLLHPYANYVVYAALQNSKGSLHSALTNAIRPHVELLRTSPYCKRIYSRALLKK